The Streptomyces sp. NBC_01244 genome contains a region encoding:
- a CDS encoding class I SAM-dependent RNA methyltransferase — MTSEQNEKQSLVGEEYEVEVGPVAHGGHCIARTAEGRVLFVRHTLPGEKIVARVTEGDADSRFLRADAITVLDPSKDRVEAPCPYAGPGACGGCDWQHAKPGAQRRLKGEVIAEQLLRLAGLTPEQAGWDGTVMPAEGDKVPAGQVPQWRTRVQYAIDEDGVVGLRKHRSHDIQPVDHCMIAAPGVTELGIEQQDWPQMATVEAIAATGSGDRQVVLTPRPGGRLPLVELDKPVSVLRVEEKDGGVHRVHGRPFVRERADGRTYRVGMGGFWQVHPQAADTLIKAVMQGLMPRKGEMALDLYCGVGIFAGALAERLGETGAVLGIESTKRAVEDARHNLTDFPRVRIEQGKVEQILPKTGITECDLVVLDPPRAGAGKQTVRQVAGLTPRRIAYVACDPAALARDLAYFQEAGYKVRTLRAFDLFPMTHHVECVAILERVAKDA, encoded by the coding sequence ATGACGAGCGAGCAGAACGAGAAGCAGTCACTGGTCGGGGAGGAGTACGAGGTCGAGGTCGGCCCCGTCGCGCACGGCGGGCACTGCATCGCCCGGACCGCCGAGGGCCGTGTCCTGTTCGTCCGGCACACGCTGCCCGGCGAGAAGATCGTCGCGCGCGTGACCGAGGGCGACGCCGACTCCCGCTTCCTGCGCGCCGACGCCATCACCGTCCTCGACCCCTCCAAGGACCGCGTCGAGGCCCCCTGCCCCTACGCCGGCCCCGGCGCGTGCGGTGGCTGCGACTGGCAGCACGCCAAGCCGGGCGCCCAGCGCCGGCTCAAGGGCGAGGTCATCGCCGAGCAGCTGCTGCGACTCGCCGGGCTCACCCCGGAGCAGGCCGGCTGGGACGGTACGGTCATGCCGGCCGAGGGCGACAAGGTGCCCGCCGGGCAGGTCCCGCAGTGGCGCACCCGCGTGCAGTACGCGATCGACGAGGACGGCGTCGTGGGCCTGCGCAAGCACCGCTCGCACGACATCCAGCCGGTCGACCACTGCATGATCGCGGCTCCGGGCGTCACCGAGCTCGGCATCGAGCAGCAGGACTGGCCCCAGATGGCCACCGTCGAGGCCATCGCCGCCACGGGCTCCGGTGACCGCCAGGTCGTCCTGACCCCGCGCCCGGGCGGCCGCCTCCCCCTCGTCGAACTCGACAAGCCGGTCTCGGTCCTGCGCGTCGAGGAGAAGGACGGCGGGGTCCACCGCGTCCACGGCCGCCCCTTCGTGCGCGAGCGCGCGGACGGCCGTACGTACCGCGTGGGCATGGGCGGCTTCTGGCAGGTCCACCCGCAGGCCGCGGACACCCTGATCAAGGCCGTCATGCAGGGCCTGATGCCGCGCAAGGGCGAGATGGCCCTCGACCTCTACTGCGGCGTCGGCATCTTCGCGGGCGCCCTCGCGGAACGCCTCGGCGAGACGGGCGCCGTCCTCGGCATCGAGTCGACGAAGCGCGCGGTGGAGGACGCCCGGCACAACCTCACGGACTTCCCCCGCGTCCGCATCGAGCAGGGCAAGGTCGAGCAGATCCTCCCGAAGACCGGCATCACCGAGTGCGACCTGGTCGTCCTGGACCCGCCCCGCGCGGGCGCGGGCAAGCAGACGGTCCGCCAGGTCGCCGGCCTCACCCCGCGCCGCATCGCCTACGTGGCCTGCGACCCGGCAGCCCTCGCCCGCGACCTGGCCTACTTCCAGGAGGCGGGCTACAAGGTCCGCACCCTGCGCGCCTTCGACCTCTTCCCGATGACGCACCACGTGGAGTGCGTGGCGATCCTGGAGCGGGTGGCGAAGGACGCCTGA
- a CDS encoding APC family permease: MSKLTDVPKRILIGRALRSDRLGETLLPKRIALPVFASDPLSSVAYAPGEVLLVLSIAGVSAYQFSPWIAVAVVVLMFTVVASYRQNVHAYPSGGGDYEVANTNLGPRAGLTVASALLVDYVLTVAVSVSSGVENLGSAVDFVIEHKVLSAIIVILLLTLMNLRGVKESGNLFAIPTYVFVGAVFVMIAWGAWRGLVTGDTMEAPTAGLEIKPEHEGLAGFALVFLLLRAFSSGCAALTGVEAISNGVPAFRKPKSKNAATTLALMGGLAVTMFCGIIGLAMATDVKMAEKPATDLLENGVPVGTGYVQHPVISQVAEAVFGNGSFLFIVLAAATALVLFLAANTAYNGFPLLGSILAQDRYLPRQLHTRGDRLAFSNGIVLLAGAAMLLVWIYDADSTKLIQLYIVGVFVSFTLSQIGMVRHWNRHLRAERDQAARRRMHRSRAINTFGAFFTGMVLVVVLATKFTHGAWVALLGMVIFYGTMSAIRKHYDRVSEEIAAAEGPSDDSVRPSRVHSIVLVSKVHKPTLRALAFAKLTRSDRLEALSISVDPAETKALREEWERRGINVPLKILDSPYREITRPVVEYVKGLRSENPRDAVSVYIPEYVVGRWYEHLLHNQSALRLKGRLLFTPGVMVTSVPYQLESSELAKKRAKKRAEWNAPGAVRRGPVDTPRPRPKDPAGK; this comes from the coding sequence GATCGGCCGGGCGCTACGCAGCGACCGCCTCGGGGAAACCCTCCTTCCCAAGCGGATCGCCCTCCCCGTGTTCGCGTCCGACCCGCTCTCCTCGGTGGCATATGCCCCCGGCGAGGTCCTGCTGGTCCTGTCGATCGCAGGCGTGTCGGCGTACCAATTCAGCCCCTGGATCGCCGTCGCGGTGGTCGTGCTGATGTTCACGGTGGTCGCCTCCTACCGGCAGAACGTCCACGCCTACCCCAGCGGCGGCGGCGACTACGAGGTCGCCAACACCAACCTCGGGCCCAGGGCCGGCCTCACGGTCGCGAGCGCCCTGCTCGTCGACTACGTCCTCACGGTCGCCGTGTCGGTCTCCTCGGGCGTCGAGAACCTCGGCTCCGCGGTCGATTTCGTCATCGAGCACAAAGTGCTCTCGGCGATCATCGTGATCCTGCTGCTCACGCTGATGAACCTGCGCGGCGTGAAGGAATCCGGGAACCTCTTCGCCATCCCGACCTACGTGTTCGTCGGCGCCGTCTTCGTGATGATCGCGTGGGGTGCCTGGCGCGGCCTGGTCACGGGCGACACCATGGAGGCTCCGACGGCCGGCCTGGAGATCAAACCCGAACACGAGGGGCTCGCCGGATTCGCGCTGGTCTTCCTGCTGCTGCGCGCCTTCTCCTCCGGCTGCGCCGCGCTGACGGGCGTCGAGGCCATCAGCAACGGCGTACCCGCCTTCCGCAAGCCCAAGAGCAAGAACGCGGCCACCACCCTCGCCCTCATGGGAGGCCTGGCCGTCACGATGTTCTGCGGGATCATCGGCCTGGCCATGGCCACCGACGTCAAGATGGCGGAGAAGCCCGCCACGGACCTGCTGGAGAACGGCGTCCCGGTCGGTACCGGCTACGTCCAGCACCCGGTCATCTCCCAGGTCGCCGAGGCCGTCTTCGGCAACGGCAGCTTCCTCTTCATCGTGCTCGCCGCGGCCACCGCGCTGGTCCTCTTCCTCGCCGCGAACACCGCGTACAACGGCTTCCCGCTGCTCGGCTCGATCCTCGCCCAGGACCGCTACCTGCCGCGCCAGCTGCACACCCGCGGCGACCGCCTCGCCTTCTCCAACGGCATCGTGCTGCTCGCGGGCGCCGCGATGCTGCTCGTGTGGATCTACGACGCCGACTCGACGAAGCTGATCCAGCTCTACATCGTCGGCGTCTTCGTCTCCTTCACGCTGAGCCAGATCGGCATGGTCCGGCACTGGAACCGCCACCTGCGCGCGGAGCGCGACCAGGCCGCCCGCCGCCGGATGCACCGGTCCCGGGCGATCAACACCTTCGGCGCCTTCTTCACCGGCATGGTGCTGGTGGTCGTCCTGGCCACCAAGTTCACCCACGGCGCCTGGGTCGCCCTGCTCGGAATGGTCATCTTCTACGGAACGATGTCCGCGATCCGCAAGCACTACGACCGGGTCTCCGAGGAGATCGCCGCCGCCGAGGGCCCGAGCGACGACAGCGTGCGCCCCTCGCGGGTCCACTCCATCGTCCTGGTCTCCAAGGTCCACAAGCCCACTCTGCGCGCCCTGGCCTTCGCCAAGCTGACCCGCTCGGACCGGCTGGAGGCGCTCAGCATCAGCGTCGACCCGGCCGAGACCAAGGCCCTGCGCGAGGAGTGGGAGCGGCGCGGCATCAACGTCCCGCTCAAGATCCTGGACTCCCCGTACCGCGAGATCACCCGCCCGGTCGTCGAGTACGTGAAGGGCCTGCGCAGCGAGAACCCGCGCGACGCCGTCAGCGTGTACATCCCCGAGTACGTGGTCGGACGCTGGTACGAGCACCTGCTGCACAACCAGAGCGCGCTGCGCCTCAAGGGCCGGCTGCTCTTCACCCCCGGCGTGATGGTCACCTCGGTGCCCTACCAGCTGGAGTCCTCGGAGCTGGCGAAGAAGCGGGCGAAGAAGCGTGCGGAGTGGAACGCCCCGGGCGCGGTGCGCCGCGGGCCGGTCGACACCCCGCGTCCGCGTCCGAAGGACCCGGCGGGGAAGTAG